The following proteins are encoded in a genomic region of Tenacibaculum sp. 190524A05c:
- a CDS encoding bacteriorhodopsin-like, whose protein sequence is MNSLLTFIKIAPIATDDYVGFTFFVGCMAMMAASVFFFFSMNNYDRKWRTSILVSGLITFIAAVHYWYMRDYWYSNGSSPTFFRYVDWILTVPLMCVEFYLILKVAGAKKSLMWKLIGLSVVMLVTGYFGEAVYRDQAWLWGLISGIAYFVIVYEIWLGSAKKLAEQAGGAVLSAHKTLCWFVLVGWAIYPIGYMAGTPGWYDSIFGGLAMDVIYNIGDAINKIGFGLVVFNLAVNASEKAATH, encoded by the coding sequence ATGAACTCTTTATTAACATTTATTAAAATTGCCCCGATCGCTACAGACGATTATGTAGGTTTTACATTCTTCGTTGGTTGTATGGCCATGATGGCAGCATCAGTTTTCTTTTTCTTTTCTATGAACAATTACGATAGAAAATGGAGAACTTCCATCTTGGTTTCTGGATTGATTACATTTATTGCAGCAGTGCATTATTGGTATATGAGAGATTATTGGTACAGTAATGGAAGTTCCCCTACATTTTTTAGATATGTAGATTGGATTTTAACTGTTCCTCTAATGTGCGTTGAATTCTACTTAATACTTAAAGTCGCAGGAGCAAAGAAGAGTCTAATGTGGAAACTAATTGGACTTTCAGTTGTAATGTTAGTTACAGGTTACTTCGGTGAAGCAGTATATAGAGATCAAGCATGGTTATGGGGATTAATTTCAGGTATAGCATATTTTGTAATTGTATATGAAATTTGGTTAGGTTCGGCTAAGAAATTGGCAGAACAAGCTGGTGGAGCTGTACTTTCAGCTCATAAAACATTATGTTGGTTTGTACTTGTGGGTTGGGCTATTTATCCGATTGGATATATGGCAGGTACTCCAGGATGGTACGATAGCATCTTCGGAGGTTTAGCAATGGACGTAATTTACAATATAGGAGATGCAATTAATAAAATTGGATTTGGATTAGTGGTATTTAATTTAGCCGTTAATGCATCAGAAAAAGCAGCTACTCACTAG
- a CDS encoding DUF4252 domain-containing protein: MKKLFTTLLVLVAFTINAQKTAYNDFYKDHKEDSQFSMSVPVSLTNFLSDEDTEEIDVLLKKAEHCKVTIFNNEGNSVEKSFRKFARRNGLTTLVKVKDGKDRAAIYFKEKGDLIKEIIVKANSDEENLVMVGLKVSLTQDEFADIVSSLKDKKASR, from the coding sequence ATGAAGAAATTATTCACAACATTATTAGTATTAGTAGCATTTACAATTAATGCTCAGAAAACAGCGTACAACGATTTTTATAAAGATCATAAAGAAGACTCACAATTTTCAATGAGTGTTCCTGTATCGTTAACAAACTTTCTTTCAGATGAAGATACTGAGGAAATTGATGTGCTTTTAAAGAAAGCAGAACATTGTAAAGTCACAATTTTTAATAACGAAGGAAATTCTGTAGAAAAAAGCTTTAGAAAATTTGCAAGAAGAAATGGGTTAACAACCTTAGTTAAGGTGAAAGATGGAAAAGACAGAGCTGCAATTTATTTTAAAGAAAAAGGAGATTTGATAAAAGAGATTATAGTAAAAGCAAATAGCGATGAGGAAAACCTAGTTATGGTAGGTTTAAAAGTGTCACTTACTCAAGATGAATTTGCAGATATAGTATCATCTTTAAAAGATAAGAAAGCTTCTCGTTAG
- a CDS encoding arsenate reductase family protein yields the protein MKKVYFLQTCDTCRRILREVNLEGFEKQEIKQNPITVNQLEELYSYTKSYEGLFNKRAKLYREMDLKNQNLEEKDYKQYILDEYTFLKRPVFVVEDEIFVGNSKKTVEQLKEKLL from the coding sequence ATGAAGAAAGTCTATTTTTTACAAACTTGTGATACGTGTAGAAGAATTTTAAGAGAGGTAAATCTTGAAGGATTTGAAAAACAAGAAATAAAACAAAACCCTATTACGGTTAATCAACTTGAAGAACTATATAGTTATACAAAAAGCTACGAAGGCTTGTTTAACAAAAGAGCTAAGCTATATAGAGAAATGGACTTGAAAAATCAGAATTTAGAGGAGAAAGACTACAAACAATATATTCTAGACGAATACACCTTTTTAAAGCGACCTGTATTTGTAGTTGAAGATGAAATATTTGTTGGGAACAGCAAAAAAACTGTTGAGCAACTAAAAGAAAAGCTTCTCTAA
- a CDS encoding DinB family protein, whose translation MNTQFDILKKSRELVLKRIEGLSHEQLHKIPEGFNNNIAWNVAHLVVTQQLLHYKLSGLQCLVPDDLIEKYRKGTSPSEEMSAEDFEEVKELLVGLPDTLIEDYNEGIFKEYTEYPTSTGFVLDSIDTAIAFNNLHEGIHLGAIMALTKLV comes from the coding sequence ATGAATACACAATTCGATATTTTAAAAAAATCAAGAGAACTTGTTTTAAAAAGAATTGAGGGATTATCTCACGAGCAATTGCATAAAATTCCTGAAGGATTTAATAATAATATAGCTTGGAATGTTGCTCATTTAGTAGTTACACAACAGTTGCTACATTATAAATTATCAGGATTACAATGTTTAGTGCCAGATGATTTAATTGAAAAGTATAGAAAAGGAACTTCTCCATCTGAAGAGATGAGTGCAGAAGATTTTGAGGAAGTGAAAGAACTTTTAGTTGGTTTACCTGATACTTTAATAGAAGATTATAACGAAGGTATTTTTAAAGAGTATACTGAGTATCCAACAAGTACAGGATTTGTACTAGATTCAATAGATACTGCAATTGCATTTAATAACTTACACGAAGGAATTCATTTAGGAGCTATTATGGCTTTAACCAAATTGGTTTAA
- a CDS encoding cystathionine gamma-synthase: MKFSTKVIHGGQKPEESTGSVMPPIFQTSTYAQSSPGEHKGYAYSRSANPSRTALEKALAAIENANYGFAFSSGLAAIDCVLRLLKPGDEVIAGDDLYGGTYRMFTRLFEKYGLQFKYVDMDSVSNVSEAISDQTKLVWIETPTNPLMKIADIEEISNAVKRQNKDVLIAVDNTFATPYIQQPLDLGVDIVMHSATKYIGGHSDLVMGALMVNTEEIAKELHFIQFAAGAIAGPMDSFLALRGIKTLDVRMQRHCENGIAVANFLKNHPKVGKVYFPGFESHPNYNVAKKQMRDFGGMVSFKLKDESKEATFKFLENIKLFTLAESLGGVESLANHPVTMTHGSIPEEDRLKIGITDSLVRLSVGIENIEDLLQDLDQALKA; encoded by the coding sequence ATGAAATTTAGTACGAAAGTTATACACGGTGGTCAAAAACCTGAGGAATCTACAGGTTCTGTCATGCCTCCAATATTTCAAACTTCTACATATGCTCAATCCAGTCCAGGTGAACATAAAGGATATGCGTATTCAAGATCAGCGAACCCTTCAAGAACAGCTTTAGAAAAAGCATTAGCTGCAATTGAAAATGCGAATTATGGTTTTGCGTTTTCTTCTGGTTTAGCTGCAATTGATTGTGTTTTACGTTTACTCAAACCTGGTGATGAGGTAATTGCTGGAGATGATTTGTATGGTGGAACGTATCGAATGTTTACAAGATTATTTGAAAAGTACGGTTTACAGTTCAAATATGTAGATATGGATTCCGTGTCTAACGTTTCTGAAGCAATTTCCGATCAAACAAAATTAGTTTGGATTGAAACTCCAACGAATCCTCTAATGAAGATTGCCGATATCGAAGAGATAAGCAATGCTGTTAAAAGACAAAATAAAGATGTTTTAATTGCGGTTGATAATACATTTGCTACTCCTTATATACAACAACCTTTAGATTTGGGTGTTGACATTGTAATGCATTCGGCAACCAAATATATTGGAGGACATTCAGATTTAGTAATGGGTGCCTTAATGGTAAATACCGAGGAGATTGCCAAAGAGTTACATTTTATTCAGTTTGCGGCTGGTGCAATTGCTGGTCCGATGGATTCTTTTTTAGCTTTACGAGGAATAAAAACATTAGATGTGCGAATGCAACGTCATTGTGAAAATGGAATTGCAGTAGCTAATTTTCTAAAGAACCATCCAAAGGTAGGGAAAGTGTATTTTCCTGGATTTGAATCTCATCCCAACTATAATGTTGCGAAAAAACAAATGAGAGATTTTGGTGGTATGGTATCTTTCAAGTTAAAAGATGAAAGTAAAGAAGCTACGTTTAAATTTCTTGAGAACATAAAGTTGTTTACGCTTGCTGAATCTTTAGGAGGTGTAGAAAGTTTAGCTAACCATCCAGTTACGATGACGCATGGATCCATTCCCGAGGAAGATCGATTAAAAATAGGGATTACCGATTCTTTAGTTCGATTAAGTGTTGGAATTGAGAATATAGAAGACTTACTACAAGATCTAGATCAAGCTTTGAAAGCATAA
- a CDS encoding helix-turn-helix transcriptional regulator produces the protein MPIIVNLDVMLAKRKMKSKDLAELIGITTANLSILKSGKAKAIRFTTLEAICKALECQPSDILEYRKEE, from the coding sequence ATGCCGATAATTGTAAACTTAGATGTAATGCTCGCAAAGAGAAAAATGAAAAGTAAAGATTTAGCTGAACTTATAGGAATAACAACAGCAAACTTATCCATATTAAAATCTGGAAAAGCAAAAGCAATACGATTTACAACACTAGAAGCCATTTGTAAAGCTTTAGAATGTCAACCAAGTGATATTTTAGAATATCGTAAAGAAGAATAA
- a CDS encoding TetR/AcrR family transcriptional regulator, whose amino-acid sequence MLKSERTRLHILETVAPLFNKKGYSGMSLSGITKATGLTKGAIYGHFESKEELAIEAFRYCIRTVLKDLNANVAKGDTALDRLINVSSFYRNYYSYSKKFGGCPILNIGVDSEYQQTSISKLVRSYNERILDKFTKLIDAAKESNQVRSEVNSEIYAKRFAYMIEGAVYMSHVMKDGSYLEDLAEVMQNMITNELRV is encoded by the coding sequence ATGTTGAAATCTGAGAGGACGCGGTTACATATTTTAGAGACTGTTGCTCCGTTATTTAACAAGAAAGGATATTCAGGAATGAGTTTATCCGGAATAACAAAAGCAACAGGATTAACGAAAGGAGCAATTTATGGTCATTTCGAAAGTAAAGAAGAATTGGCAATAGAAGCTTTTCGATATTGTATACGAACCGTTCTTAAAGATTTAAATGCAAACGTTGCAAAGGGGGACACAGCGTTAGATAGGTTAATTAACGTTTCAAGTTTTTACAGAAATTATTATAGTTACAGTAAGAAATTTGGAGGCTGTCCAATTTTAAATATTGGTGTAGATTCTGAGTATCAGCAAACTTCGATTTCGAAATTAGTGAGATCGTATAACGAACGAATATTAGATAAGTTCACAAAATTAATTGATGCGGCGAAAGAATCGAACCAAGTGAGAAGTGAAGTAAATAGTGAGATATATGCGAAAAGGTTTGCGTACATGATTGAAGGCGCTGTATATATGTCACACGTAATGAAAGATGGAAGTTATCTGGAAGATTTAGCAGAAGTGATGCAGAATATGATAACGAATGAGTTAAGAGTTTAA
- a CDS encoding superoxide dismutase, with product MAFELPELGYAYDALEPNIDARTMEIHHSKHHNGYTNKLNAAIEGTDLDGKSIEDILTNLDMNNGAVRNNGGGFYNHSLFWTVMNPEDRGYLSGELKDAIEAEFGSKEAFIEAFSKAAATQFGSGWAWLCVHKGGKVEVCSTPNQDNPLMPGVTCGGTPILGLDVWEHAYYLNYQNRRPDYIDAFFKVINWNEVERRYAEAK from the coding sequence ATGGCTTTTGAATTACCAGAATTAGGATACGCGTACGATGCGTTAGAACCAAATATAGATGCAAGAACAATGGAAATCCACCATTCTAAGCATCACAACGGATATACTAACAAGTTAAATGCTGCAATTGAAGGAACTGATTTAGATGGAAAGTCTATTGAAGATATTTTAACAAACCTTGATATGAACAATGGTGCTGTTCGTAATAACGGAGGAGGATTTTATAACCACTCTTTATTCTGGACAGTAATGAATCCTGAAGATAGAGGATATCTTTCTGGTGAGTTAAAAGATGCTATTGAAGCTGAGTTCGGATCTAAAGAGGCTTTCATTGAAGCTTTTTCTAAAGCTGCAGCTACTCAATTTGGTTCTGGATGGGCATGGTTATGCGTACACAAAGGAGGTAAAGTTGAAGTATGTTCTACTCCAAACCAAGACAACCCTTTAATGCCAGGTGTTACTTGTGGAGGAACTCCTATTTTAGGATTAGACGTATGGGAACATGCTTACTACTTAAATTATCAAAATAGAAGACCAGATTATATTGATGCTTTCTTTAAAGTAATCAACTGGAATGAAGTAGAAAGAAGATATGCTGAAGCAAAGTAA
- the fbp gene encoding class 1 fructose-bisphosphatase → MAKKNQTLGEFIIENQASFKYTSGELSRLINSIRLAAKVVNHEVNKAGLVDIIGAAGETNIQGEDQQKLDVYANDKFIQTLTNRNIVCGIASEEEDDFIVVNSQDENHQNKYVVLIDPLDGSSNIDVNVSVGTIFSIYRRVTPVGTPVSKEDFLQKGSEQVAAGYVVYGTSTMLVYTTGDGVNGFTLNPAIGTFYLSHPNMQFPEDGKIYSVNEGNYIHFPIGVKKYIKYCQEEEGDRPYTSRYIGSLVSDFHRNMIKGGIYMYPKSSKNSNGKLRLLYECNPMAFLAEQAKGKASDGFNRIMDVQPTELHQRIPFFCGSKNMVEKAEEFMSKYS, encoded by the coding sequence ATGGCTAAAAAAAATCAAACCCTTGGTGAATTCATTATAGAAAACCAAGCTTCCTTCAAATACACTTCAGGAGAATTGTCAAGACTAATTAACTCTATTCGTTTAGCTGCAAAGGTTGTTAATCATGAAGTGAATAAAGCAGGTTTAGTTGATATTATTGGAGCTGCAGGTGAAACCAATATTCAAGGAGAAGATCAACAAAAACTAGATGTTTATGCTAATGATAAGTTTATCCAAACCTTAACTAATAGAAATATTGTTTGTGGTATTGCAAGTGAAGAAGAAGATGATTTTATAGTTGTAAACAGTCAAGATGAAAATCACCAAAATAAATATGTGGTTTTAATCGACCCTTTAGATGGTTCTTCTAATATTGATGTAAATGTTTCTGTTGGAACAATATTCTCAATTTACAGAAGAGTTACTCCTGTTGGAACTCCCGTTAGCAAGGAAGATTTTTTACAGAAAGGTAGCGAGCAAGTTGCTGCAGGATATGTAGTTTACGGAACCTCAACTATGTTAGTGTATACTACGGGAGATGGTGTTAACGGATTCACATTAAACCCAGCTATCGGGACATTTTATTTATCTCACCCAAATATGCAATTTCCAGAAGACGGAAAAATTTATTCTGTAAACGAAGGAAATTATATTCACTTTCCAATTGGAGTAAAAAAATATATTAAATACTGTCAGGAAGAAGAAGGAGATAGGCCATATACAAGTAGATATATTGGATCATTAGTTTCAGACTTTCATAGAAATATGATTAAAGGAGGAATTTACATGTACCCTAAAAGTTCTAAAAACTCAAATGGTAAATTACGTTTGTTGTACGAATGTAATCCAATGGCATTTTTAGCTGAACAAGCAAAAGGAAAAGCTAGTGATGGTTTTAATAGAATTATGGATGTGCAACCAACTGAATTACATCAACGAATTCCATTTTTCTGTGGAAGTAAAAATATGGTAGAAAAAGCAGAAGAATTTATGTCAAAATATTCATAA
- a CDS encoding GNAT family N-acetyltransferase produces the protein MSFKIREGNKNDAQAILDLIVELAVFEKEPDAVEISVDDLIRDGFSDNPRFKTFVAEESDGTIIGMALFYERYSTWKGRAIHLEDLMVTASKRGIGAGKELYASVLKYAHDNNYNRVAWEVLDWNTNAINFYENTGAKVLRDWDVAQMNKQNLEKFINENF, from the coding sequence ATGAGTTTTAAAATTCGAGAAGGAAATAAAAATGACGCACAAGCAATTTTAGATTTAATTGTTGAATTAGCTGTTTTTGAAAAAGAACCAGATGCTGTAGAAATATCTGTTGATGATTTGATTCGTGACGGTTTTTCAGACAATCCAAGGTTTAAAACCTTTGTTGCGGAAGAATCAGATGGAACAATTATAGGAATGGCATTGTTCTATGAACGATATTCTACTTGGAAAGGTAGAGCGATTCATCTAGAAGATTTAATGGTTACAGCATCAAAAAGAGGAATTGGAGCAGGAAAAGAGTTGTATGCATCAGTTTTAAAATATGCTCATGATAATAATTATAATCGTGTTGCATGGGAAGTTTTAGACTGGAATACAAATGCAATCAATTTCTATGAAAACACAGGAGCAAAAGTATTAAGAGATTGGGACGTTGCTCAAATGAATAAACAAAATTTAGAGAAATTTATAAATGAGAATTTTTAA
- a CDS encoding aspartate kinase, producing MRIFKFGGASVKSPDAVRNVARVLQHEGTENTLVVISAMGKMTNAFERLIKAYVDGSDDLNEALQAIKDFHTEMMDGLFDKNDEIYTKVTYLFGELAGRMAINTSKDYNYIYDQLVGFGELLSTTIVSAYLAKIGVDNQWLDVRNFIKTDSNYRDAKINWELTEATIKEKVDTSKLNITQGFLGNNGEYTTTLGREGSDYTAGIFAYCLNADSVTIWKDVQGVLNADPRVFEETELLRNISYTEAIEMAFYGASVIHPKTIQPLEQKQIPLFVRSFDDLDLEGTAVSGSAKGIEPEVPCYIVKKNQTLVSVSAKDFSFMVEDNISAVFKKLHDYKIKVNLIQNSAISFSVCIEDKFNNFDKFYNDLKSTFNMKSYKDVTLYTVRHFNDEAIESIKSKGRAIIRQINTETAQLVIQENA from the coding sequence ATGAGAATTTTTAAGTTCGGTGGAGCATCTGTTAAGAGTCCAGATGCGGTGAGAAATGTAGCGAGAGTACTTCAGCATGAAGGAACTGAAAATACATTAGTTGTTATCTCTGCTATGGGAAAAATGACTAACGCTTTTGAGCGTTTAATAAAGGCATATGTTGATGGGTCTGATGATTTGAATGAAGCTTTACAAGCAATTAAGGATTTCCATACAGAAATGATGGATGGATTGTTTGATAAGAATGATGAGATTTATACTAAAGTAACATATCTTTTTGGTGAACTTGCTGGAAGAATGGCAATTAACACTTCAAAAGATTACAACTATATCTACGATCAATTGGTAGGATTTGGAGAGTTGCTTTCCACAACAATCGTAAGTGCTTACTTGGCTAAGATTGGTGTTGATAACCAGTGGTTAGATGTAAGAAACTTTATAAAAACAGATAGTAACTATAGAGATGCCAAAATTAATTGGGAACTTACAGAAGCAACTATCAAAGAAAAAGTAGATACTTCTAAGTTAAATATTACGCAAGGTTTCTTAGGGAATAATGGAGAGTATACAACTACACTTGGTAGAGAAGGATCCGATTATACCGCAGGTATTTTTGCATATTGTTTAAATGCAGATAGTGTTACGATTTGGAAAGATGTACAAGGAGTTTTAAATGCGGATCCAAGAGTGTTTGAAGAAACAGAATTACTTAGAAATATATCTTACACAGAAGCAATTGAAATGGCATTTTATGGAGCTTCAGTAATTCACCCAAAAACAATACAGCCTTTAGAGCAAAAACAAATTCCTTTATTCGTTCGTTCATTTGATGATTTAGATCTTGAGGGAACTGCAGTTTCAGGGAGCGCAAAAGGAATAGAGCCTGAAGTACCATGTTATATTGTAAAGAAAAATCAAACGTTAGTCTCGGTTTCAGCGAAAGATTTTTCATTTATGGTTGAAGATAATATTAGTGCAGTTTTCAAAAAATTACACGATTACAAAATTAAGGTAAACTTGATTCAAAACTCAGCCATTAGTTTTTCTGTATGTATTGAAGATAAGTTTAATAACTTCGATAAGTTTTATAATGATTTAAAATCTACCTTCAATATGAAGTCATACAAAGATGTTACTTTATATACAGTGAGACATTTCAACGATGAAGCGATTGAGAGTATAAAAAGTAAAGGAAGAGCAATTATAAGACAGATTAATACGGAAACTGCCCAGTTAGTTATTCAAGAAAACGCTTAA
- a CDS encoding lysophospholipid acyltransferase family protein, which yields MGLVTSKEVAKAIKVDKLGIVGTFIGWLLMKILRISTANKVYNKHKHLNDLPFLKGLLDEFQIDFEIPEEDFKRIPKDGPFITISNHPLGGIDGILLLRLLVEHRPDYKIIANFLLHRVDPLKPYVMPVNPFEDHKDAKSSVAGIKSSLMHLREGKPLGIFPAGEVSTYRDGKLMVDKEWEEGAVKLIKKAKVPVIPIYFHAKNSRLFYVLSRISDTLRTAKLPSELLSQKNRVIKVRIGKPISVKDQDNYKEIPAFYEFLRKKTYMLANPFEKNQKLISTQKLKLPKKAKKITSQRNPELFIKEIDGLRDHGKRMLESKNYEVFFTDAKEIPNILHEIGRLREITFREVGEGTNNPIDLDKFDKYYHHLLLWDNNTNQVVGAYRMGLGKDIFKRYGINGFYVQSLFKIEPELHPMMEKTIEMGRAFIIKQYQQKPMPLFLLWKGIVHVTLRYPKYKYLMGGVSISNQFSEFSKSLMIEFMKSHYYDPYVAQYIHPKKEFKVKLKDGDKDFVFDATQSDMNKFDKVIDEIEPGALRIPVLIKKYVKQNARLVAFNVDPKFNNAIDGLMYIKVSDLPESTVKPVLEEFQAELELKAQENQQKAK from the coding sequence ATGGGTTTAGTTACATCTAAAGAAGTTGCAAAAGCGATAAAAGTAGATAAACTTGGAATAGTAGGAACATTCATTGGATGGCTACTAATGAAAATTTTAAGAATATCTACGGCGAACAAAGTTTATAATAAGCATAAGCATCTTAATGATTTACCATTTTTAAAAGGACTTTTAGATGAGTTTCAAATTGATTTTGAAATTCCAGAGGAAGACTTTAAACGTATTCCAAAAGATGGTCCGTTTATAACAATATCTAATCATCCATTAGGAGGTATTGATGGTATTTTACTTTTAAGATTATTGGTAGAACATCGTCCAGACTATAAAATTATTGCGAATTTCTTATTACATAGGGTAGATCCTTTAAAACCTTATGTAATGCCAGTGAATCCTTTTGAAGATCATAAGGATGCTAAATCTAGTGTTGCTGGAATTAAAAGTTCCTTAATGCATTTAAGAGAAGGAAAGCCTTTAGGGATTTTCCCAGCAGGTGAAGTTTCTACTTACAGAGACGGAAAATTAATGGTAGATAAAGAATGGGAAGAGGGAGCTGTTAAGTTGATTAAAAAAGCAAAAGTTCCAGTAATTCCAATTTACTTTCATGCTAAAAATAGTCGACTGTTTTATGTGTTGTCAAGAATTAGTGACACATTACGTACGGCTAAATTACCATCAGAATTATTATCACAAAAAAATAGAGTTATTAAGGTTAGAATAGGAAAACCTATCTCTGTAAAAGATCAAGATAACTATAAAGAAATTCCAGCATTTTACGAGTTTTTACGTAAGAAAACGTACATGTTGGCAAATCCTTTTGAGAAGAATCAGAAATTAATTTCAACTCAAAAATTAAAGCTTCCAAAGAAAGCTAAGAAAATTACATCTCAAAGAAATCCAGAGTTATTTATTAAAGAAATAGACGGATTAAGAGATCATGGAAAGCGAATGTTGGAGAGTAAAAACTATGAAGTTTTCTTCACCGATGCTAAAGAAATTCCGAATATTCTTCACGAGATAGGAAGACTTAGAGAAATCACCTTCAGAGAAGTTGGAGAAGGAACAAATAATCCTATCGATTTAGATAAGTTCGATAAATATTACCACCATTTATTATTATGGGACAATAATACGAATCAAGTAGTTGGAGCTTATCGTATGGGATTAGGAAAAGATATTTTCAAACGATACGGAATTAATGGTTTCTATGTTCAATCGCTATTTAAAATTGAGCCAGAACTTCATCCAATGATGGAGAAAACTATAGAAATGGGTAGAGCTTTTATCATAAAGCAATATCAGCAAAAACCAATGCCATTATTCTTACTTTGGAAAGGAATTGTACATGTTACTTTACGTTATCCTAAGTACAAGTATTTAATGGGAGGAGTAAGTATTAGTAATCAGTTTTCAGAGTTCTCTAAGTCGTTAATGATTGAGTTTATGAAATCACATTACTACGATCCTTATGTTGCTCAATATATCCATCCTAAAAAAGAATTTAAGGTAAAACTTAAAGATGGAGACAAGGATTTTGTTTTCGATGCTACGCAGTCAGATATGAATAAATTTGACAAGGTAATTGATGAAATTGAGCCTGGAGCATTACGAATTCCTGTATTAATTAAAAAATACGTTAAACAAAATGCGCGTTTAGTAGCGTTTAATGTTGATCCTAAATTTAATAATGCAATTGATGGTTTAATGTATATAAAGGTGTCAGATTTACCTGAAAGTACAGTTAAGCCTGTATTAGAAGAATTCCAAGCGGAACTAGAGTTAAAAGCTCAAGAAAATCAACAAAAAGCTAAATAA
- a CDS encoding LytTR family DNA-binding domain-containing protein: MFKKRMIKEFAVIIVQKSNGKEVSQQTLLSVEQLQQLFSNELQLQSNSFLDSSPKAINDSQNYRDLGKIFIHVNDSYICLNIDSIIKCEASGNYTKFFTDKKEEYLVSKPLKYYQDLIVFKDFFRANRSVLVNLKFVISVYKREAIVLSTNERITVSVRNKSKLLEIINKYT, from the coding sequence ATGTTTAAGAAAAGAATGATAAAAGAGTTCGCTGTAATTATAGTTCAAAAAAGCAATGGAAAAGAAGTCTCTCAACAGACATTGTTAAGTGTTGAGCAATTACAGCAGCTTTTTTCAAATGAACTTCAATTACAATCTAATTCTTTCCTGGATTCCAGTCCAAAGGCTATAAATGATTCACAGAATTATAGAGATTTAGGGAAAATATTTATCCATGTTAACGATTCTTACATTTGCCTAAATATTGATTCTATTATAAAATGTGAGGCCAGTGGTAATTACACAAAGTTTTTCACAGATAAGAAAGAAGAATATTTAGTTTCCAAACCTTTAAAATACTATCAGGATTTAATTGTTTTTAAAGATTTCTTTAGAGCAAATAGATCGGTATTGGTGAATCTCAAGTTTGTTATTTCTGTATATAAGCGTGAAGCCATTGTTTTGAGTACCAATGAGAGAATAACAGTTTCCGTAAGAAATAAGAGTAAACTCCTTGAAATTATTAATAAATACACTTAA